A portion of the Ruminococcus albus AD2013 genome contains these proteins:
- a CDS encoding ATP-binding cassette domain-containing protein: MGNSVITMRGLCKSYKKQEVLHDFSLTVERGHICGLIGPNGAGKTTIMKILAGLFFPTKGELELFGSSENLDNSRARMSFMIEQPIIAGSMSARENLQYIRYLRGYPDERRIDEILDIVGLASTGKKRANKFSLGMKQRLGIGMALLPKPEIMVLDEPVNGLDPEGIVEVRQLIKRMQEEWGVTVLISSHLLSELSELCTDFSIISHGNLIENLSREELLVRCRNHIALRTDDINKTAAVLEDKLSIHDYKVIHGEEIQIFERLGDIHHISKTLTDNGLVITKLNEEGQNLEDYYLEKAGGRNE; the protein is encoded by the coding sequence ATGGGAAATAGCGTGATAACCATGAGAGGACTTTGTAAGTCCTACAAAAAGCAGGAAGTCCTGCACGATTTCAGCCTGACTGTAGAACGTGGACACATCTGCGGTCTGATCGGTCCGAACGGTGCAGGCAAGACTACGATCATGAAGATACTGGCAGGGCTGTTCTTTCCAACAAAAGGGGAACTGGAGCTGTTCGGCAGTTCTGAGAATCTGGACAATTCCCGCGCAAGGATGAGCTTTATGATCGAACAGCCGATCATTGCAGGCTCTATGTCAGCCCGTGAGAATTTGCAGTATATCCGCTATCTGCGGGGCTATCCCGATGAAAGGCGCATTGATGAGATACTGGACATTGTTGGGCTTGCAAGCACTGGAAAGAAACGTGCAAACAAATTCTCGCTCGGCATGAAACAGCGGCTTGGTATCGGTATGGCACTCCTGCCGAAGCCGGAGATCATGGTGCTGGACGAGCCTGTGAATGGACTTGATCCAGAAGGCATTGTGGAAGTCCGTCAGCTTATCAAGCGTATGCAAGAGGAGTGGGGCGTGACCGTTCTGATCTCAAGTCACCTGCTGTCGGAGCTGTCCGAGCTTTGCACCGATTTCTCTATCATCAGCCACGGAAACCTTATCGAGAACCTGAGCCGTGAGGAACTGCTTGTCAGGTGCAGGAACCATATTGCCCTGCGGACTGACGACATCAACAAGACTGCGGCAGTACTGGAGGATAAGCTGTCCATTCACGATTACAAGGTCATTCACGGCGAGGAGATACAGATTTTTGAACGGCTTGGTGACATTCACCACATTTCCAAAACGCTGACAGATAACGGGCTTGTCATCACAAAGCTGAACGAGGAAGGTCAGAATTTGGAGGACTATTATCTCGAAAAGGCAGGTGGAAGGAATGAATAA